From a region of the Sphingopyxis sp. YR583 genome:
- a CDS encoding flagellar biosynthetic protein FliO, giving the protein MFEYILRLLILLPLVGGMAWGSLWLWKRVQMGVPLVGGATKSRAVEMVDVLPLGPGSKLAVVEFAGQRILVAVSRNGITRIADDSQGDFHAD; this is encoded by the coding sequence ATGTTCGAATATATCCTCCGCCTGCTCATCCTGCTGCCGCTGGTCGGCGGCATGGCATGGGGCAGCCTGTGGCTGTGGAAGCGCGTCCAGATGGGCGTGCCGCTCGTTGGCGGTGCAACCAAGTCGCGCGCGGTCGAGATGGTCGACGTGCTGCCGCTCGGCCCCGGGTCGAAACTCGCGGTCGTCGAGTTCGCGGGTCAGCGCATTCTCGTCGCGGTGTCGCGCAATGGCATCACGCGGATCGCCGATGAC